The bacterium genome segment GTACAGGTCGTAGCTGGAGACGGTGCAGGGGATCAGGCCGTAGCAGGCGTAGCCGTCGAGGCGGCCGTCTCCGTCGGCGAAGAGGAAGTCGTAGCCGCTGGTCGGGCCGTCGGCGAGCCGGTCGTCCACCAGTTCGGCGGCGATGCCCTCCTCGGTGCGGGAGAAGTAGCCAGTGGCCTGCACCAGCCTGCGGACGTCCGCGACGTCGCCCGGGCGGACGTTCGTGCGATAGGGTGAGTCGTTGCTGTTCATGTGGGTGCTCCGCTCCGTTTCATCTGGTCGCGGCCGCGAGGATGCGCGCGACCGCCGCGTCGAAGTCCAGCCCGGCCCTCGTCACGGCCGCC includes the following:
- a CDS encoding GNAT family N-acetyltransferase, giving the protein MNSNDSPYRTNVRPGDVADVRRLVQATGYFSRTEEGIAAELVDDRLADGPTSGYDFLFADGDGRLDGYACYGLIPCTVSSYDLYWIAVHPDTQGTGLGRRLLAESERRIRALGGTAVYAETSGREQYISTRAFYEKCGYGVGAVFPDFYAPDDDKVVFVKRL